The segment ACATGAGTGTGCATAAGGTTGATCACTCGATTGTGTTAAAGAAAAGGGCCATGAGTACATAATGTTGATATGGCAAAATTGTTGGTGTTTCTGATGCATCTATCAAGAACcctaacaataataatttaggGATGCTAATGGGTATtcacaaattaaatttcaattatatttatacGCTATCCAAAAACCTTAAATATATCCACTGTTTTAGATATTCATTTGAATATGTTATATTTATACCCTAATGCGTCAGCatgatttataaacaaaattctTCATAGAAAAAGATTGTACAAAATGTTCTGCTCGATTAATTCCGTCTCAAAGTATACAAGTATATACGATTCCAATCATACATGGCTATTGAAAAAGGGGCGAAATGGAAAGCAATGAACATGACAACAAGTTAAAGTTGTTAGTATGAGCACAGGCAGCAAGACATTTTCTCTCCTTCAAGGCATAGGCAGCAGGCCTTTATGATGAGACAATGGTTCTACTGAGGTGTCTGCGAATGTGGTGGTGGACCAGGTGGTAGTGGTGGAGGTAGACCAGATTGGTTTCCAGACTGCAATTAGGATTAACATATGTTAGCTCTTCTTGAACAAGCATAAATGTTGCATACACAAGCCTGCTCAGAAACTAGTAACATTTAGAATTCTGTACTGACTCACATGTTCGTTACTTGTAAGAGACATGAACCATGATAATGCAACccggaaaaaagaaaagcataacAGGAGCAGATAAAATTATGCATGCTTACATCAACAGTTTCCCTCgtcatattttaattgaattgctGTGATCACAAGTCAATAAATTCTAGAAATTTTGACTAATCCAACACTGTAGACTTCAATAAGAGACAATTATCTCCAAGACACAACTCTGCATCTCTCTATTCTTCCCATCATAGTGATCAAAATGGCATGTTTTAGAGGGTTTGGTTTTCAGTTTTGCGAACTGATACCCATTCGGCATGGAAGTCAGTAgaccttttttaattgatatattaaacATTCCATGGGTTCCACAATGATCCGTGTTCAAGTACACTGTTTAAATTGTCTATGGGATCTGAAAATGACAGGGACAAAATACCATCACTTTACACTGGACATTTTCTGTGCAAATATGGGGATGGTACATGGTCCATAGCAAAACAATGTGATGTCTATCTTACCTGGTAAGGATTAAACCCAGGCATCCTTGGCATCTGTCCACCTTGAGGATGGTTGAATGGACCGCCCTGTGGATACATTTGCCCCCCTGTGGCATTTGATGGGCCCTGCATATTGGGCAGGCCATTTGGAAAGCCCCCGCCGACTGGAGGGGCAGCACTTGTGGGCAAGGATCCTGAGTGCATTGGATTCATGCCCATAAAATGGCCCTGTGGCAACAGAGGTACCATCTGACTCATCGTCCCTTGCATCccctaaaaaggaaaaagaaagagtaaAATATAACATTCCAAATATGCTAAGGAAAGTGCTGAACAGATGTAACTTGAAACTAGAATtacaaaatctattttaaacGAGACCATGTCCTTTCAATCACTAAGCATGTTTCTACGCAGAAGCCCGCTTTGCATCGTCAACCATGCAGAGAAACTACTTGAGAATCTTTTTAAGATATGCACCAAATTGCAACAATTGGAATTAAAGTGAGAGGGATTAGATGAACttgggaaagaaaaataaaagactggAGCGCTATATCATACCATTGGACCAGGCATTGATGAAGGCAAAGATCCGGGCATTGAAGATGGGATTGGTGAAGGCATGCCATGAGGAGGCATTTGAGGAGGGCGAGGTAGATGGGGATGAGAAAGCAGGGGTACATGGGATGGAGGCAGTAGCTGTTGCATGTTTGGAGGCGGCATAGGCAAAGGAGGCATGTGCTGAGGGAgtggttgctgctgctgctgaggACTTTGCTGATATCCCTGCTGCTGATTGGCTGCATGAAGTGACGGATGTGGAccaggaggaagaggaggccCTCCAAAGGGCATAGAAACAGGAAGAGGCTGCCTCTGCTCTCCCTGCGATGCATCAAGAGATGTAATTGATAGTGGCATTGCAGCTCCAACACCTGGAATAGTTCCTTCATTTCGAGTCAGTCCAGGAGCAAATGGTCCTGGAGTTATCGGTGGTTCAGGTACATGGAAATTGCCAGGGAAGCGGCCACCAAGGGCAGGATTTTGCTCACCATAACCTGGTAGAGATGGTAATgcttagaaaattaattaataaaatatgctTTTGTAGACTAATCATGTAATCATTGAAAATATCATGGCTTTAAATTTTTGGAACATGTACAAGGAGATTTTCTGGCCAACACAACACATGATTGaatttaatacaaaatattGATCAAGCCATGTTCGGCTTCACCAGTTTGTAAAGCCTAACCTTGGTTTTGACCCATGTTAAATTTATCACGGGCAGTGTCTCCTGGCCTATTTCGACACCAAAACTTTGTTGTGTGATCATTGCTACCACTGCAGAAAAAATTATGCAGGTTTAGTAACCGGTGAGGTAGAAACACCTTAGAAAGGGTCATAGATTAAAGCGATTTAatcatgacattttttttttaattttagtccaCCAGCAGAACATTGAAATGCAATTATTTGATATTCAAATCTTCATGAAAACCAAATTCTCAAAGTTGCAACAGCCAAGTACTTTAGCACAGCCAAGAACTCTCCTTCCTTTCTTTTAAATAGAAGATCATCATAGATAGAGTGCAAAATTCAGCACAAAAACGAAAATAAGAATCttaccaaataaaaatattgacaaaaggGTTTCCAATAATATCAACTAATGGAACACCTCAAATATACCAGAAGCAGAAAAGCATAATAAGCCAAAAAATCTATTCCATGATACACTGTTTGCTTCAAAAAACTTCATTCCTTAGGATTTTCAAGTTTCCATGCTTCAAAGGCAGCCTGTACGACTGTTTCATATATTAACGATGCAGTTAGAGAGTAACTTGTGAAGCAGTTCGGATAATCAAATCTTTTACAAGTTAGATGACATGCGCATTACAATGGCATTGATATGTGCCACTCACATTGCTCTTTAACAAGTTTACAAACCAACTTACGATGCTATAGAACAACAAACAAGACACTGCAACTTCTATATAACTAGAAAAAAGTAAAGCTGCAGTAACTATATTAAACCACATTCAATATTCCAAGCAATGACCCATGCCACcattttaactttctttctaataaaattcaagaaaggTAATTTATTTGAATACCCGTTCAAAAGGGAAGGAAAACTAAAACCAGTTAACATCCCAGGATATTCAATTAACTTGAATTTAGCGCATTTACCTGCAAAGAAGATATCCAATAGGATGCCATGAAAGATCCCAAACACTATTATCATGAGCACTGGAAACTTCAACCTGGGGGGTTTCATGCCTATACATCACAGTCATAGGATACAGAAGCTATATGAGATTACTTCCATATGAGCAGCAAGCAGCACAAATAGcatcaaacaagaaaatagaGTCAACCGACACAAccggaaaaaaaagaggaaataagATCAAAAGATTGGTTGTTTTCAGTAATCTaccatccaaaacaaaaaaggttTGATTACCAACAAATTCTGAGAAGAAATCTTAAGatctattttcttgttttcttatatttttccttGAATAATGAGCCCACAAAAAAATGATGGTTGGAGGACTCCATATACATCCCCTTCCACTGAATTACTTTaaattacacacacacaaaagaggGTTCTCTTCAACCTCTGTATACTCATTTCCTTGGCATAGATTTTCAATGCCTtgcaaatattttaatgaaaacatattaaaaacaaataacattcaATCACCTAATGTATACCATGATGAGAACTTCAGAAAGAAGTTGTAGAATAatttaacagtaaaaaaaatagagttctATTTGAGATATCAACATTACCCCACAAGCCAATGGAAAATGGATCCGTCATAACTCCCACTAACAAAGTACTCTTCATGGAATGGATGCCAAGCCAATGCTGGAAATAGTAGAGAACATTTTTACGATAAGTATATCCTTGTATACAAATCACACCACAGAAAAGTTACAGAATTAAAACAAACATGCTAGCAATTTTAATCCGAGCTCAGCCAACAGTAAGCATGGCATATAAAAGTGGAAAATTCCCATAACTTTATAATCAAGGGCAGACCATTATACAACTGAATTTTATCCTCATATGATGTGCATAGGTGAAAGGTGTTACTAACCAGTCACGTCCTTCCGATGTCCGCGGAAAGATTCAAGCTCCTTCATTGCCCTTAAATCATAAAGCTGAAAATGtgcaaaaattacaaaaagagGGTCAAGGTAAAAGAGGGTCAACATTCAAGCCCCAACCCTTCATAAAAGAGACCTTTGATGTGAGAAAGAATTTGCAAACCTTGATGATTTGATCTTTTGAAGCAGTCAGCACCCAGTTACCATTTTGGTTCCATTTGACACAAAGAACGGTATTTTTGTGGCCATGACTGCAAAACCCATGCCGaacttgtcaattttttttataaaaatcctaAACCAAACCTTAGCCTAATCACCAAGAAAATATGTACTCACAATGAGCAAAGCTCTCTTCCAGATTTAGCATCCCAGAGTTTTACTAGGTTGTCTTTCCCacctaaaaaaaagtcaattagcAGCATCAATCACAACAATGCCAACTTAATAAAGAGATCATGAGGTTCCAAAAAGAAATATATGGCTGACCTGAGACCAGAAGAGATTTTGTAGGGTGCCAATCAACACTCTTCACATCCCAACCATGGCCTGCCTGAGTTCAAAATGATGCAGATAAAACTCTTTAGGTTACTCAGTGCAAATATTATGAGCACAACACACAGACAGTAATCTAAGCCAGCAGACTGTCACTTACACCAGAACTAGAAATACATGCAACAGTAAGTAGTCTGATCACATCATGGAAGCAAACCCATTAATATTCCTTGCATTAGTCTCTAAACTATCTCTCGCGGAAGAAAATGACTGAACAACATTCTTAGGCCCATTGCATATTTCAATATTCTTCTTTCAAGGTTAACTTTTCTGACTAAAAGCATGGCATTGTATCAAGCAATCTTAAAGAAACATTATTTGCAATAATTCAGGAGAATGGGAGAAAGAACATCCAATTAAGTACCATAAAAGAATCATCCCACACAAACTTAATATCATATGTTCATTGACCAAAAAACACATTACCCGTTAATGAACGCTCTTCATGGCACCGAGCAAAGTCCCAAACTTTAACAGTAGTATCATCGGAGCATGAACAGAACTTCAAATCTGTCCTGCAGAAACTGTTCGAGAGGTTTACAATACGAACTTCACTAACACCatgtattaagaaaaaagaaggaaaaggaagggAGACATGAAGCAAATATCTACCTTAAGTCACGCACTGATTCTTTATGAGCAGATTTATTGACCTTAACATTATTCATGTTGCTCTGCCAATAcctaaaacaacattaaaaaaaatattaaatgaacaaCATATACGAACATAATAGCAACAAAGCTATGAGAACAATGAAGAACATATGAGAATTACTTAATTGAACCACCATCATCACCAGAGACCATCCAATTGTCATTGTGGCTCCATACCATAGACCTGATTGCTTGATCATGAGCCTGCACATAAAAGAATTCcacaaaaatcatcaatatggCTTCTTTCctggttaaaaattaacattaaatgaTCATATCTACACACCTGAAGaatcatttcaaaattaaatgacTGTCCATTCCAAAGGGTGAATTCCCCACTTTGAGAACCTGTGATTAGACGTTTCCCATTTGGAGTCCACTACATATCAAGAAAAGGGTCAGAATATGTTTGATTACAAAGTTAAATGTGATGAATCCCAAAAGAAAGAATCAAATGTTTTGCTGTATTTATGAAGGGTAAAAATGGCAAGTTGTAATggcaaaataaatttagatcagGCAAATAATAAACAGCATTCAAACTCATTTCAAATTAGACAACATGCATGTGCACATCTTGCATGTCTATGCAGGTGCGCAGGCAGATgcacacactttttttttattattaagcaAATGAAGTCATCTGCTCTGCCAAATAGGAATTGGAGACTACTGATTAGAACTCAACAACTTTCTACACTATCACACACGAACTGCAGACTAAGGCCTCAAAGAGCTAACTGGTAGATAATTTAAAGACTAGTAGGATGAGTTCAGTTTGTCGGAAACACCATGGATCACCAGTCTTCATCTAACTTGATTTGTTTCAACAGGCAATTTGCACATCTAGcaacaatttcttctttttttttcattcatatctACACAATGAAAGGATAAAACTTTATGCTATCAAAATGAAATTACGAAAcagcaaataagaataattgtGTTTAAGTCATTTTTCATAATGTCATACACAATTATATATTTGACACCTCAGACAAGTAAACTAAGTTTGAGGACCCATTAAATGAATTGCACTCTCATTTGACTCTGAGCCTGAAACATGTTTAACAGGGAAAGAAATATGGCAGATAAATTCAGCACATATTCCCTTTCATAAAAACCAAAGCAAATTGACTTTAAACTTCTAACTTCAAAAGAAACAGAATTTCACTTGATGATCCATCAGAGAACAGTATGAGCAGATCATGCTACTTCCTAAGAGAAATAAATGCTTGTCTATTCAAATATGTAACAAAGTCAAGAATTCTGTCACAATCAGACTTACCAAAACCCGATTTATCGAACAACGGTTTTTGTTTAGAGATGTATGAACAAACTTTGTGGCAAAGCTTGTTGATGGATTATCAGAATAGGCAACTGGAGGCAACACCTACAACAGAGAtcaaaacatgaagaaaattcaCATGCTTGAAGCATAGAAAGATATTAGGCTAATAGCTACTTTGAGCATATCTCATAAAGAAAGAATATAGATAAACAATGTTCACTAACATCGATCGCAGCTGCTGGGGTATGTTGCAATACTGTCCTGTCCCTCAAGTCCCACTGCCACATACGAGTCTGCAGCAACACTGAAACAAGATTACAAGTGACTCAAATAACAAAAGATCTATTGATACAGGCACCAAGGGGGCACCAACCACTTGCAAAAGCAAAAGAAACTAGCAAGCAAATCATTGATGGTACATCATATAAACCACATAAGAGAATACGTGATCTCTGAAGTTCAATTGTTTAATTCTTCTTTGTTGGAATACTATAAGCGTAAAGTTTGAACCCACAAGTCCTTCAAAGAGTTGAGAGTAGAATCTTTCTCCCAAATACTCTTTGTTCCACTCCACTCTCTTCACGAAACCCAAAATAATAGTAGAGGCATACAAAATCCTctacttctctttttttcccctgtaAAAAACCACCACATCTCCAAGCAATTACAAAACCCTATAATTCTCTCTTTTTCCCCTGTACAAAATCCACCACTTCTCCAAGCAATTACAAAACCCTGTACTTCTCTGTTTTTCCACTGTACAAAAACCACCACCTCTTCTCTTGGTCAAGATCAACTAATCCCACCATAACCCAAAGAAAACCACTAGTCCTGTACAACTATGAATTCAACATCAACACAGATAAGCTTTTATTCTTaagcaaaatataaaagaaaccaACTACAGATTCAGATATTGGAATTAACACGGACAAATAGATGCCTCATCAATTATTCAATTACCATTACAAGAACACCAAATCCGGCCAGAAACACATccacaaccaaaaaaaataaaattccaagaCCTACATCGCTTCCAATTGAGATACATATCACAAAAATTACCAGCTATCACATATTTCAAGCATTACCTGAATATACCTAACAACCGTGCTTGTATAATCAACTGCTCTCCTCTGCGTAAGCTTCCTCATCCTTTTTCCACCGTAACCATCACCATGatctacaacaacaacaacaacaaaaatcaatcaatcaataaaatgacaaaattccAATCAAAACGCACAATTCATCATCATAACTTAGGTTAAAATTGAAACCTGGTCACTCTAATTAAACTAATCAAAGAAAGAATTtccaaacacttaaaaaacaacaatgcaCTTGTGTAACTAACTAACTAGCTTCGTATTTAGGAGGAGGAGGACCGGGGGCGGCCTGCGGATGGTGGTGGTAATCAAGCGGGTTAAGAGTGGTTGATGAAGCGGAGGGTTGTCGCATCATTGGCGGTGGCTGCCCTCTATGAAAATCACCACCAGGAGGCGGTTGCTGTTGCATATgttgctggtgctggtgctgtGGCTGCTGGTactggtgctggtgctggtgctgtggctgctggtgctggtgctggtgttGTTGTtgtggctgctgctgctgctggtgttGTTGTtgtggctgctgctgctggtgttGTTGAGGATCACCGTAATTCATTTTTAACGGATAAATTAAACGGTGATCGGAAGAGGTTGGAGGGAGGAGTGAAGGGGATAGAAACTATAAAATCCTGAATTGGAGTGAGAAACTGTTTTTATCCAAATTTGTTAACAAAATATGCTAAACATCTACGTTGAAATttcaaaagattaattaattttttttataaaaaagttaatttaaattaagattatgaaaaaataaattctattgGATTAACCATgagatttaaagttttttaaaataaaatttaaaatatttttttttaaattaaaatgtttgaaTTGTTGTTATTAATGATATTGGAGagtataatagttattttttaaaatattttttattaaaaaagtttaaaaaatttcaatttttatttaacctcGTGTAAAACGCAATATAAATGGAAGCTTAAAGCCTTAAACTGGTTAATAAACCGggttaagtttaataattaattataattgaaaatataaataaataagagaaaaatcttCTTTCATTAACAACTGGTGTTCAAGTGTATATTTGTTCCGTACAAAAACAACGTAAGAAGTAGTGACCATAAAAAGGAACAGCACACCTGGAACAGGTTGGTTACTCTTCGATACCAATCCAAGATAGGCAGCCGCCGCAGAGACCCCCACAATCGCCGCCGCAGCCACCGGTGTATTGCAACCTTGCCCCTGCCTGTAAGTTTTCTCAGATCCCGTCTACCAAAATCTTTTCtaacttcttaaaaaaaatttcttttttacttcaCATATGCAAATATGCAATCTTTGTAAATTTGGAAGACTGAGGACTGGATGCTATGTTAACGTAGTGTTAATTAGAGGCCCTTTTGAAGAAGAATTTCTGTTATCTTGAGTTGTTTGATTATTCagtttttcatgtttaatttcagttttattatgctctgtaatttaaattttagttggCCTTGGACCCTGTAAACTATCCAGCCTGTTTAATTATCCATTTTTCTTTAGTCAACAAGCATTATAGAATATAGACTGCTGAATATGTGGTAGTAGTAGTGGTCAGAAACTGTGTAACCGTAAGCATAATTTTCTTGTATGCTAAAGATCGATGGTATAGCTATGGAGTGATAAGGGTGTTTTTGGTAATGCGTTTGGACCGCGTTTAAAAGTGCTTTTCAAAGTGCATTTTGATGCTTTTTCatgtgattttggatttttgataTGCTTACGTTATAACCATCAAAAAGCACTTCAAAAAGCACCTACACcaaaataccaaacacacaatGAAAGGAGCTTAAAACACTTCATGGTGGTGAGCCAAAGTGTCAGGCTTATGTGAGATTCGTGGAAATTATAGGGCCTAATAGAGATAAGAATGTGAATTTTGTGTAATTATGCCGAATGGGGAACCTGCAAAATTGGTTTCTGATGATTTATAATTAGGGTAAAGAAAACTTCTTGTCAGATTCTAGTTAGGTTTTAGGGTTCTGAGATACTTGCATGATTTACGAGACCCTGCATCTCTCTTGAGCAGGAAAATGAAAGATTGTTTAGCGTGTTTCTCATGCTGATCTAAGGTGTGGAGATAATTGATTCACTCTGATGGAGTTTTTTATGAGTGGAGGAGTAAGATATTTGGCTACCGGAATCACTCTTTACTTCGACAAAGGATTTTGGCTAGTGTGAATGGGAAGTATTTGACTACTTCCCATAATTCACATGCTTGCTCTGTAAATCAACTTATCATTTTGCCTCGGGTTCAGACTTACCTAAAGTGAGGCAGTGTTTGTTTGCAAAGGAGAAGAGAGAGTTACTGTTCTGTAATGACAGCTTCTGCAAAACTCCTTGCTCTTGACAAGCCCTCCCAAAATGAAAACTGGACAGTTGTAATGCCTCGTCGGGGCAAAAAGAGAATACATTCCCTAAGACATAATACTCCAGAAGCAGAACAGCAGCCATGGGTTCCTACTGAGCTTGAATCTGATCCAGAAAGAGAAGCAAAGCTAATACAAAAGATGGAATTTTGTATCAAGAAAGTTGAGAGCTCTCGATTCTATCAGAACTTTTTGGAGCAAGTAGAAAATCCTGAAATCCTGGATTCTTTTCACAGGGTGCTGGGCTTTGAACTGAAGATGCCGATGGTGATATATGGAATTGGCAGCATTGAATCATATGAAACCCCTCGATTCCAGCTTAGTCTTGCTATCTTGATGAAAAGGAAGTTTTGTTTGATTGGGGACATAGAGGTTTTTGACCCAATTCTTTCTGCAA is part of the Populus nigra chromosome 8, ddPopNigr1.1, whole genome shotgun sequence genome and harbors:
- the LOC133700598 gene encoding flowering time control protein FY-like isoform X3, translated to MNYGDPQQHQQQQPQQQHQQQQQPQQQHQHQHQQPQHQHQHQYQQPQHQHQQHMQQQPPPGGDFHRGQPPPMMRQPSASSTTLNPLDYHHHPQAAPDHGDGYGGKRMRKLTQRRAVDYTSTVVRYIQTRMWQWDLRDRTVLQHTPAAAIDVLPPVAYSDNPSTSFATKFVHTSLNKNRCSINRVLWTPNGKRLITGSQSGEFTLWNGQSFNFEMILQAHDQAIRSMVWSHNDNWMVSGDDGGSIKYWQSNMNNVKVNKSAHKESVRDLSFCRTDLKFCSCSDDTTVKVWDFARCHEERSLTGHGWDVKSVDWHPTKSLLVSGGKDNLVKLWDAKSGRELCSFHGHKNTVLCVKWNQNGNWVLTASKDQIIKLYDLRAMKELESFRGHRKDVTALAWHPFHEEYFVSGSYDGSIFHWLVGHETPQVEVSSAHDNSVWDLSWHPIGYLLCSGSNDHTTKFWCRNRPGDTARDKFNMGQNQGYGEQNPALGGRFPGNFHVPEPPITPGPFAPGLTRNEGTIPGVGAAMPLSITSLDASQGEQRQPLPVSMPFGGPPLPPGPHPSLHAANQQQGYQQSPQQQQQPLPQHMPPLPMPPPNMQQLLPPSHVPLLSHPHLPRPPQMPPHGMPSPIPSSMPGSLPSSMPGPMGMQGTMSQMVPLLPQGHFMGMNPMHSGSLPTSAAPPVGGGFPNGLPNMQGPSNATGGQMYPQGGPFNHPQGGQMPRMPGFNPYQSGNQSGLPPPLPPGPPPHSQTPQ
- the LOC133700598 gene encoding flowering time control protein FY-like isoform X2, with the translated sequence MNYGDPQQHQQQQPQQQHQQQQQPQQQHQHQHQQPQHQHQHQYQQPQHQHQQHMQQQPPPGGDFHRGQPPPMMRQPSASSTTLNPLDYHHHPQAAPGPPPPKYEANHGDGYGGKRMRKLTQRRAVDYTSTVVRYIQTRMWQWDLRDRTVLQHTPAAAIDVLPPVAYSDNPSTSFATKFVHTSLNKNRCSINRVLWTPNGKRLITGSQSGEFTLWNGQSFNFEMILQAHDQAIRSMVWSHNDNWMVSGDDGGSIKYWQSNMNNVKVNKSAHKESVRDLRTDLKFCSCSDDTTVKVWDFARCHEERSLTGHGWDVKSVDWHPTKSLLVSGGKDNLVKLWDAKSGRELCSFHGHKNTVLCVKWNQNGNWVLTASKDQIIKLYDLRAMKELESFRGHRKDVTALAWHPFHEEYFVSGSYDGSIFHWLVGHETPQVEVSSAHDNSVWDLSWHPIGYLLCSGSNDHTTKFWCRNRPGDTARDKFNMGQNQGYGEQNPALGGRFPGNFHVPEPPITPGPFAPGLTRNEGTIPGVGAAMPLSITSLDASQGEQRQPLPVSMPFGGPPLPPGPHPSLHAANQQQGYQQSPQQQQQPLPQHMPPLPMPPPNMQQLLPPSHVPLLSHPHLPRPPQMPPHGMPSPIPSSMPGSLPSSMPGPMGMQGTMSQMVPLLPQGHFMGMNPMHSGSLPTSAAPPVGGGFPNGLPNMQGPSNATGGQMYPQGGPFNHPQGGQMPRMPGFNPYQSGNQSGLPPPLPPGPPPHSQTPQ
- the LOC133700598 gene encoding flowering time control protein FY-like isoform X1, translated to MNYGDPQQHQQQQPQQQHQQQQQPQQQHQHQHQQPQHQHQHQYQQPQHQHQQHMQQQPPPGGDFHRGQPPPMMRQPSASSTTLNPLDYHHHPQAAPGPPPPKYEANHGDGYGGKRMRKLTQRRAVDYTSTVVRYIQTRMWQWDLRDRTVLQHTPAAAIDVLPPVAYSDNPSTSFATKFVHTSLNKNRCSINRVLWTPNGKRLITGSQSGEFTLWNGQSFNFEMILQAHDQAIRSMVWSHNDNWMVSGDDGGSIKYWQSNMNNVKVNKSAHKESVRDLSFCRTDLKFCSCSDDTTVKVWDFARCHEERSLTGHGWDVKSVDWHPTKSLLVSGGKDNLVKLWDAKSGRELCSFHGHKNTVLCVKWNQNGNWVLTASKDQIIKLYDLRAMKELESFRGHRKDVTALAWHPFHEEYFVSGSYDGSIFHWLVGHETPQVEVSSAHDNSVWDLSWHPIGYLLCSGSNDHTTKFWCRNRPGDTARDKFNMGQNQGYGEQNPALGGRFPGNFHVPEPPITPGPFAPGLTRNEGTIPGVGAAMPLSITSLDASQGEQRQPLPVSMPFGGPPLPPGPHPSLHAANQQQGYQQSPQQQQQPLPQHMPPLPMPPPNMQQLLPPSHVPLLSHPHLPRPPQMPPHGMPSPIPSSMPGSLPSSMPGPMGMQGTMSQMVPLLPQGHFMGMNPMHSGSLPTSAAPPVGGGFPNGLPNMQGPSNATGGQMYPQGGPFNHPQGGQMPRMPGFNPYQSGNQSGLPPPLPPGPPPHSQTPQ
- the LOC133700598 gene encoding flowering time control protein FY-like isoform X4; amino-acid sequence: MRKLTQRRAVDYTSTVVRYIQTRMWQWDLRDRTVLQHTPAAAIDVLPPVAYSDNPSTSFATKFVHTSLNKNRCSINRVLWTPNGKRLITGSQSGEFTLWNGQSFNFEMILQAHDQAIRSMVWSHNDNWMVSGDDGGSIKYWQSNMNNVKVNKSAHKESVRDLSFCRTDLKFCSCSDDTTVKVWDFARCHEERSLTGHGWDVKSVDWHPTKSLLVSGGKDNLVKLWDAKSGRELCSFHGHKNTVLCVKWNQNGNWVLTASKDQIIKLYDLRAMKELESFRGHRKDVTALAWHPFHEEYFVSGSYDGSIFHWLVGHETPQVEVSSAHDNSVWDLSWHPIGYLLCSGSNDHTTKFWCRNRPGDTARDKFNMGQNQGYGEQNPALGGRFPGNFHVPEPPITPGPFAPGLTRNEGTIPGVGAAMPLSITSLDASQGEQRQPLPVSMPFGGPPLPPGPHPSLHAANQQQGYQQSPQQQQQPLPQHMPPLPMPPPNMQQLLPPSHVPLLSHPHLPRPPQMPPHGMPSPIPSSMPGSLPSSMPGPMGMQGTMSQMVPLLPQGHFMGMNPMHSGSLPTSAAPPVGGGFPNGLPNMQGPSNATGGQMYPQGGPFNHPQGGQMPRMPGFNPYQSGNQSGLPPPLPPGPPPHSQTPQ
- the LOC133700598 gene encoding flowering time control protein FY-like isoform X5, translating into MWQWDLRDRTVLQHTPAAAIDVLPPVAYSDNPSTSFATKFVHTSLNKNRCSINRVLWTPNGKRLITGSQSGEFTLWNGQSFNFEMILQAHDQAIRSMVWSHNDNWMVSGDDGGSIKYWQSNMNNVKVNKSAHKESVRDLSFCRTDLKFCSCSDDTTVKVWDFARCHEERSLTGHGWDVKSVDWHPTKSLLVSGGKDNLVKLWDAKSGRELCSFHGHKNTVLCVKWNQNGNWVLTASKDQIIKLYDLRAMKELESFRGHRKDVTALAWHPFHEEYFVSGSYDGSIFHWLVGHETPQVEVSSAHDNSVWDLSWHPIGYLLCSGSNDHTTKFWCRNRPGDTARDKFNMGQNQGYGEQNPALGGRFPGNFHVPEPPITPGPFAPGLTRNEGTIPGVGAAMPLSITSLDASQGEQRQPLPVSMPFGGPPLPPGPHPSLHAANQQQGYQQSPQQQQQPLPQHMPPLPMPPPNMQQLLPPSHVPLLSHPHLPRPPQMPPHGMPSPIPSSMPGSLPSSMPGPMGMQGTMSQMVPLLPQGHFMGMNPMHSGSLPTSAAPPVGGGFPNGLPNMQGPSNATGGQMYPQGGPFNHPQGGQMPRMPGFNPYQSGNQSGLPPPLPPGPPPHSQTPQ
- the LOC133700931 gene encoding protein SENSITIVITY TO RED LIGHT REDUCED 1-like, which encodes MTASAKLLALDKPSQNENWTVVMPRRGKKRIHSLRHNTPEAEQQPWVPTELESDPEREAKLIQKMEFCIKKVESSRFYQNFLEQVENPEILDSFHRVLGFELKMPMVIYGIGSIESYETPRFQLSLAILMKRKFCLIGDIEVFDPILSATESRVLESLGCSVLSVNEQGRRRATKPTLFYMPHCEAGLYNNLLQANWELELLNHIVLFGNSFMMYEFFSEIKNSIVVESTTHVLAARKFADEHVIKTASDDYFAAFHDSSWHFFSPALDTELLLVKN